In Tachypleus tridentatus isolate NWPU-2018 chromosome 7, ASM421037v1, whole genome shotgun sequence, a genomic segment contains:
- the LOC143256951 gene encoding uncharacterized protein LOC143256951 isoform X1, with translation MGKMQSKHGECFLVNAHFNPLCQTDDDAEKLKAVNHITGNHDRSRSPSEMSLPITNDTVHNQIELREDKRTTLQANLPHQAILAEKIKKYSMEEKAEEEKSEKEEKTKFCANKTSCDISEGDLEKQEFSFTLYNLDGHKNVTKDDIAGLVRSIHDTLGKSFKLPPSGNQTIKVKLAISPDSEITEEKDNTFHQPKTTMTKEPDSIKITGNVSKQCSNNSVNTCTTYLSSSSGERENLRAKCDDVSLGVNSFPSQLSETKPNMCFQANPRSQQGFRSSSLQRQDMMKMIQESVEKICLDCSEKSKKQYCQNKKNSGEDPRQKRRHRHHHGCRNHMLECCDRCNHYLDLAAIGKLRNDNCYPFSHRLYDKNLGPRTQTNQEVTENHCNKKFNHCSHQRSKSHDANTATRLFHSHVFSDHKDNLMNLNFDLCDLLPEEKFDWERKLHHRRSKSFDVYDHLHSNILYSPKIKLRAKGGLTTAETSPNHHHRHRHRERERLRIMQQMNNCSEKTNLGVSKENTNSNSHSPKVVIQRHEHHHIHEHVHHHYHHYLPS, from the exons ATGGGAAAAATGCAGAGCAAGCATG GGGAATGTTTTTTGGTGAATGCACACTTTAATCCCCTGTGCCAAACAGACGACGATGCTGAAAAGCTAAAAGCTGTTAACCATATTACTGGTAATCATGACAGAAGCAGATCTCCTTCG GAGATGTCCCTGCCTATAACTAATGATACTGTGCATAACCAAATAGAACTTCGAGAAGATAAAAGGACCACCTTACAAG CAAATCTCCCACACCAAGCAATACTTGCagagaagataaaaaaatacagCATGGAAGAAAAGGCAGAAGAAGAAAAGAGTGAAAAGGAAGAGAAGACTAAATTTTGTGCAAAT AAAACTTCATGTGATATATCTGAGGGAGATCTAGAGAAGCAAGAGTTTTCATTCACACTGTACAACTTGGATGGGCACAAGAATGTCACTAAGGAT GATATTGCAGGACTTGTTCGATCTATTCATGACACCCTTGGAAAGTCATTCAAGCTCCCTCCTTCTGGAAATCAGACCATCAAGGTCAAGCTAGCAATCTCACCAGATTctgaaataacagaagaaaaagacAATACGTTTCACCAGCCTAAAACAACAATGACGAAAGAGCCAGATAGTATAAAAATTACAGGAAATGTATCCAAACAATGCAGTAACAACAGTGTTAATACCTGTACCACTTATCTGTCATCTTCTTCAGGTGAAAGAGAAAATTTAAGGGCTAAGTGCGATGATGTTTCACTTGGAGTCAACAGCTTCCCATCACAACTATctgaaacaaaaccaaatatgTGTTTTCAGGCTAATCCCAGGTCCCAGCAAGGTTTTCGATCTAGTTCCTTGCAGAGACAAGACATGATGAAGATGATACAGGAGAGTGTAGAAAAGATTTGCTTGGATTGTTCTGAGAAAAGCAA gaAACAATATTGTCAGAATAAGAAAAACAGTGGGGAGGATCCTAGACAAAAACGTCGTCATAGACATCATCATGGTTGTAGAAATCACATGCTTGAATGTTGTGATCGATGTAATCATTATTTGGACTTAGCTGCCATTGGGAAACTACGAAATGACAATTGCTATCCATTTTCACACAGACTTTATGACAAAAATCTTGGCCCAAGAACACAAACTAATCAGGAGGTTACAGAAAATCACTGCAATAAAAAGTTTAACCACTGTAGTCATCAGAGGTCAAAGTCTCATGATGCCAACACTGCAACTCGACTATTTCACAGCCATGTGTTTTCTGATCATAAAGACAATCTCATGAACTTAAATTTTGACCTTTGTGACTTGCTTCCTGAAGAAAAATTTGACTGGGAACGAAAGCTTCATCACAGACGATCTAAATCATTTGATGTATATGATCATTTACACTCAAACATTTTGTACTCTCCCAAAATCAAACTACGGGCAAAAGGTGGATTAACCACTGCAGAAACATCTCCAAACCATCATCACAGGCACAGGCACCGGGAACGAGAAAGACTTCGAATTATGCAACAAATGAATAACTGTTCAGAAAAAACAAACCTTGGAGTATCTAAGgaaaatacaaacagtaattctCACTCCCCAAAAGTGGTAATTCAAAGGCATGAACACCACCACATTCATGAACATGTTCACCATCATTATCATCATTACTTACCTTCTTAG
- the LOC143256951 gene encoding uncharacterized protein LOC143256951 isoform X4 has translation MSLPITNDTVHNQIELREDKRTTLQANLPHQAILAEKIKKYSMEEKAEEEKSEKEEKTKFCANKTSCDISEGDLEKQEFSFTLYNLDGHKNVTKDDIAGLVRSIHDTLGKSFKLPPSGNQTIKVKLAISPDSEITEEKDNTFHQPKTTMTKEPDSIKITGNVSKQCSNNSVNTCTTYLSSSSGERENLRAKCDDVSLGVNSFPSQLSETKPNMCFQANPRSQQGFRSSSLQRQDMMKMIQESVEKICLDCSEKSKKQYCQNKKNSGEDPRQKRRHRHHHGCRNHMLECCDRCNHYLDLAAIGKLRNDNCYPFSHRLYDKNLGPRTQTNQEVTENHCNKKFNHCSHQRSKSHDANTATRLFHSHVFSDHKDNLMNLNFDLCDLLPEEKFDWERKLHHRRSKSFDVYDHLHSNILYSPKIKLRAKGGLTTAETSPNHHHRHRHRERERLRIMQQMNNCSEKTNLGVSKENTNSNSHSPKVVIQRHEHHHIHEHVHHHYHHYLPS, from the exons ATGTCCCTGCCTATAACTAATGATACTGTGCATAACCAAATAGAACTTCGAGAAGATAAAAGGACCACCTTACAAG CAAATCTCCCACACCAAGCAATACTTGCagagaagataaaaaaatacagCATGGAAGAAAAGGCAGAAGAAGAAAAGAGTGAAAAGGAAGAGAAGACTAAATTTTGTGCAAAT AAAACTTCATGTGATATATCTGAGGGAGATCTAGAGAAGCAAGAGTTTTCATTCACACTGTACAACTTGGATGGGCACAAGAATGTCACTAAGGAT GATATTGCAGGACTTGTTCGATCTATTCATGACACCCTTGGAAAGTCATTCAAGCTCCCTCCTTCTGGAAATCAGACCATCAAGGTCAAGCTAGCAATCTCACCAGATTctgaaataacagaagaaaaagacAATACGTTTCACCAGCCTAAAACAACAATGACGAAAGAGCCAGATAGTATAAAAATTACAGGAAATGTATCCAAACAATGCAGTAACAACAGTGTTAATACCTGTACCACTTATCTGTCATCTTCTTCAGGTGAAAGAGAAAATTTAAGGGCTAAGTGCGATGATGTTTCACTTGGAGTCAACAGCTTCCCATCACAACTATctgaaacaaaaccaaatatgTGTTTTCAGGCTAATCCCAGGTCCCAGCAAGGTTTTCGATCTAGTTCCTTGCAGAGACAAGACATGATGAAGATGATACAGGAGAGTGTAGAAAAGATTTGCTTGGATTGTTCTGAGAAAAGCAA gaAACAATATTGTCAGAATAAGAAAAACAGTGGGGAGGATCCTAGACAAAAACGTCGTCATAGACATCATCATGGTTGTAGAAATCACATGCTTGAATGTTGTGATCGATGTAATCATTATTTGGACTTAGCTGCCATTGGGAAACTACGAAATGACAATTGCTATCCATTTTCACACAGACTTTATGACAAAAATCTTGGCCCAAGAACACAAACTAATCAGGAGGTTACAGAAAATCACTGCAATAAAAAGTTTAACCACTGTAGTCATCAGAGGTCAAAGTCTCATGATGCCAACACTGCAACTCGACTATTTCACAGCCATGTGTTTTCTGATCATAAAGACAATCTCATGAACTTAAATTTTGACCTTTGTGACTTGCTTCCTGAAGAAAAATTTGACTGGGAACGAAAGCTTCATCACAGACGATCTAAATCATTTGATGTATATGATCATTTACACTCAAACATTTTGTACTCTCCCAAAATCAAACTACGGGCAAAAGGTGGATTAACCACTGCAGAAACATCTCCAAACCATCATCACAGGCACAGGCACCGGGAACGAGAAAGACTTCGAATTATGCAACAAATGAATAACTGTTCAGAAAAAACAAACCTTGGAGTATCTAAGgaaaatacaaacagtaattctCACTCCCCAAAAGTGGTAATTCAAAGGCATGAACACCACCACATTCATGAACATGTTCACCATCATTATCATCATTACTTACCTTCTTAG
- the LOC143256951 gene encoding uncharacterized protein LOC143256951 isoform X5, with amino-acid sequence MEEKAEEEKSEKEEKTKFCANKTSCDISEGDLEKQEFSFTLYNLDGHKNVTKDDIAGLVRSIHDTLGKSFKLPPSGNQTIKVKLAISPDSEITEEKDNTFHQPKTTMTKEPDSIKITGNVSKQCSNNSVNTCTTYLSSSSGERENLRAKCDDVSLGVNSFPSQLSETKPNMCFQANPRSQQGFRSSSLQRQDMMKMIQESVEKICLDCSEKSKKQYCQNKKNSGEDPRQKRRHRHHHGCRNHMLECCDRCNHYLDLAAIGKLRNDNCYPFSHRLYDKNLGPRTQTNQEVTENHCNKKFNHCSHQRSKSHDANTATRLFHSHVFSDHKDNLMNLNFDLCDLLPEEKFDWERKLHHRRSKSFDVYDHLHSNILYSPKIKLRAKGGLTTAETSPNHHHRHRHRERERLRIMQQMNNCSEKTNLGVSKENTNSNSHSPKVVIQRHEHHHIHEHVHHHYHHYLPS; translated from the exons ATGGAAGAAAAGGCAGAAGAAGAAAAGAGTGAAAAGGAAGAGAAGACTAAATTTTGTGCAAAT AAAACTTCATGTGATATATCTGAGGGAGATCTAGAGAAGCAAGAGTTTTCATTCACACTGTACAACTTGGATGGGCACAAGAATGTCACTAAGGAT GATATTGCAGGACTTGTTCGATCTATTCATGACACCCTTGGAAAGTCATTCAAGCTCCCTCCTTCTGGAAATCAGACCATCAAGGTCAAGCTAGCAATCTCACCAGATTctgaaataacagaagaaaaagacAATACGTTTCACCAGCCTAAAACAACAATGACGAAAGAGCCAGATAGTATAAAAATTACAGGAAATGTATCCAAACAATGCAGTAACAACAGTGTTAATACCTGTACCACTTATCTGTCATCTTCTTCAGGTGAAAGAGAAAATTTAAGGGCTAAGTGCGATGATGTTTCACTTGGAGTCAACAGCTTCCCATCACAACTATctgaaacaaaaccaaatatgTGTTTTCAGGCTAATCCCAGGTCCCAGCAAGGTTTTCGATCTAGTTCCTTGCAGAGACAAGACATGATGAAGATGATACAGGAGAGTGTAGAAAAGATTTGCTTGGATTGTTCTGAGAAAAGCAA gaAACAATATTGTCAGAATAAGAAAAACAGTGGGGAGGATCCTAGACAAAAACGTCGTCATAGACATCATCATGGTTGTAGAAATCACATGCTTGAATGTTGTGATCGATGTAATCATTATTTGGACTTAGCTGCCATTGGGAAACTACGAAATGACAATTGCTATCCATTTTCACACAGACTTTATGACAAAAATCTTGGCCCAAGAACACAAACTAATCAGGAGGTTACAGAAAATCACTGCAATAAAAAGTTTAACCACTGTAGTCATCAGAGGTCAAAGTCTCATGATGCCAACACTGCAACTCGACTATTTCACAGCCATGTGTTTTCTGATCATAAAGACAATCTCATGAACTTAAATTTTGACCTTTGTGACTTGCTTCCTGAAGAAAAATTTGACTGGGAACGAAAGCTTCATCACAGACGATCTAAATCATTTGATGTATATGATCATTTACACTCAAACATTTTGTACTCTCCCAAAATCAAACTACGGGCAAAAGGTGGATTAACCACTGCAGAAACATCTCCAAACCATCATCACAGGCACAGGCACCGGGAACGAGAAAGACTTCGAATTATGCAACAAATGAATAACTGTTCAGAAAAAACAAACCTTGGAGTATCTAAGgaaaatacaaacagtaattctCACTCCCCAAAAGTGGTAATTCAAAGGCATGAACACCACCACATTCATGAACATGTTCACCATCATTATCATCATTACTTACCTTCTTAG
- the LOC143256951 gene encoding uncharacterized protein LOC143256951 isoform X3 produces the protein MYHQRVMIWEKCRASMEMSLPITNDTVHNQIELREDKRTTLQANLPHQAILAEKIKKYSMEEKAEEEKSEKEEKTKFCANKTSCDISEGDLEKQEFSFTLYNLDGHKNVTKDDIAGLVRSIHDTLGKSFKLPPSGNQTIKVKLAISPDSEITEEKDNTFHQPKTTMTKEPDSIKITGNVSKQCSNNSVNTCTTYLSSSSGERENLRAKCDDVSLGVNSFPSQLSETKPNMCFQANPRSQQGFRSSSLQRQDMMKMIQESVEKICLDCSEKSKKQYCQNKKNSGEDPRQKRRHRHHHGCRNHMLECCDRCNHYLDLAAIGKLRNDNCYPFSHRLYDKNLGPRTQTNQEVTENHCNKKFNHCSHQRSKSHDANTATRLFHSHVFSDHKDNLMNLNFDLCDLLPEEKFDWERKLHHRRSKSFDVYDHLHSNILYSPKIKLRAKGGLTTAETSPNHHHRHRHRERERLRIMQQMNNCSEKTNLGVSKENTNSNSHSPKVVIQRHEHHHIHEHVHHHYHHYLPS, from the exons ATGTACCACCAACGTGTAATGATATGGGAAAAATGCAGAGCAAGCATG GAGATGTCCCTGCCTATAACTAATGATACTGTGCATAACCAAATAGAACTTCGAGAAGATAAAAGGACCACCTTACAAG CAAATCTCCCACACCAAGCAATACTTGCagagaagataaaaaaatacagCATGGAAGAAAAGGCAGAAGAAGAAAAGAGTGAAAAGGAAGAGAAGACTAAATTTTGTGCAAAT AAAACTTCATGTGATATATCTGAGGGAGATCTAGAGAAGCAAGAGTTTTCATTCACACTGTACAACTTGGATGGGCACAAGAATGTCACTAAGGAT GATATTGCAGGACTTGTTCGATCTATTCATGACACCCTTGGAAAGTCATTCAAGCTCCCTCCTTCTGGAAATCAGACCATCAAGGTCAAGCTAGCAATCTCACCAGATTctgaaataacagaagaaaaagacAATACGTTTCACCAGCCTAAAACAACAATGACGAAAGAGCCAGATAGTATAAAAATTACAGGAAATGTATCCAAACAATGCAGTAACAACAGTGTTAATACCTGTACCACTTATCTGTCATCTTCTTCAGGTGAAAGAGAAAATTTAAGGGCTAAGTGCGATGATGTTTCACTTGGAGTCAACAGCTTCCCATCACAACTATctgaaacaaaaccaaatatgTGTTTTCAGGCTAATCCCAGGTCCCAGCAAGGTTTTCGATCTAGTTCCTTGCAGAGACAAGACATGATGAAGATGATACAGGAGAGTGTAGAAAAGATTTGCTTGGATTGTTCTGAGAAAAGCAA gaAACAATATTGTCAGAATAAGAAAAACAGTGGGGAGGATCCTAGACAAAAACGTCGTCATAGACATCATCATGGTTGTAGAAATCACATGCTTGAATGTTGTGATCGATGTAATCATTATTTGGACTTAGCTGCCATTGGGAAACTACGAAATGACAATTGCTATCCATTTTCACACAGACTTTATGACAAAAATCTTGGCCCAAGAACACAAACTAATCAGGAGGTTACAGAAAATCACTGCAATAAAAAGTTTAACCACTGTAGTCATCAGAGGTCAAAGTCTCATGATGCCAACACTGCAACTCGACTATTTCACAGCCATGTGTTTTCTGATCATAAAGACAATCTCATGAACTTAAATTTTGACCTTTGTGACTTGCTTCCTGAAGAAAAATTTGACTGGGAACGAAAGCTTCATCACAGACGATCTAAATCATTTGATGTATATGATCATTTACACTCAAACATTTTGTACTCTCCCAAAATCAAACTACGGGCAAAAGGTGGATTAACCACTGCAGAAACATCTCCAAACCATCATCACAGGCACAGGCACCGGGAACGAGAAAGACTTCGAATTATGCAACAAATGAATAACTGTTCAGAAAAAACAAACCTTGGAGTATCTAAGgaaaatacaaacagtaattctCACTCCCCAAAAGTGGTAATTCAAAGGCATGAACACCACCACATTCATGAACATGTTCACCATCATTATCATCATTACTTACCTTCTTAG
- the LOC143256951 gene encoding uncharacterized protein LOC143256951 isoform X2, giving the protein MTWGLYRERLLQKKPAVQQHILAAISLFHLPFARSDRAKATLEMSLPITNDTVHNQIELREDKRTTLQANLPHQAILAEKIKKYSMEEKAEEEKSEKEEKTKFCANKTSCDISEGDLEKQEFSFTLYNLDGHKNVTKDDIAGLVRSIHDTLGKSFKLPPSGNQTIKVKLAISPDSEITEEKDNTFHQPKTTMTKEPDSIKITGNVSKQCSNNSVNTCTTYLSSSSGERENLRAKCDDVSLGVNSFPSQLSETKPNMCFQANPRSQQGFRSSSLQRQDMMKMIQESVEKICLDCSEKSKKQYCQNKKNSGEDPRQKRRHRHHHGCRNHMLECCDRCNHYLDLAAIGKLRNDNCYPFSHRLYDKNLGPRTQTNQEVTENHCNKKFNHCSHQRSKSHDANTATRLFHSHVFSDHKDNLMNLNFDLCDLLPEEKFDWERKLHHRRSKSFDVYDHLHSNILYSPKIKLRAKGGLTTAETSPNHHHRHRHRERERLRIMQQMNNCSEKTNLGVSKENTNSNSHSPKVVIQRHEHHHIHEHVHHHYHHYLPS; this is encoded by the exons ATGACATGGGGGTTGTACAGGGAGCGTCTTCTTCAAAAGAAACCGGCAGTGCAGCAACATATACTTGCGGCTATCTCCCTGTTCCATCTGCCGTTTGCGCGGAGTGATCGTGCTAAAGCAACTCTG GAGATGTCCCTGCCTATAACTAATGATACTGTGCATAACCAAATAGAACTTCGAGAAGATAAAAGGACCACCTTACAAG CAAATCTCCCACACCAAGCAATACTTGCagagaagataaaaaaatacagCATGGAAGAAAAGGCAGAAGAAGAAAAGAGTGAAAAGGAAGAGAAGACTAAATTTTGTGCAAAT AAAACTTCATGTGATATATCTGAGGGAGATCTAGAGAAGCAAGAGTTTTCATTCACACTGTACAACTTGGATGGGCACAAGAATGTCACTAAGGAT GATATTGCAGGACTTGTTCGATCTATTCATGACACCCTTGGAAAGTCATTCAAGCTCCCTCCTTCTGGAAATCAGACCATCAAGGTCAAGCTAGCAATCTCACCAGATTctgaaataacagaagaaaaagacAATACGTTTCACCAGCCTAAAACAACAATGACGAAAGAGCCAGATAGTATAAAAATTACAGGAAATGTATCCAAACAATGCAGTAACAACAGTGTTAATACCTGTACCACTTATCTGTCATCTTCTTCAGGTGAAAGAGAAAATTTAAGGGCTAAGTGCGATGATGTTTCACTTGGAGTCAACAGCTTCCCATCACAACTATctgaaacaaaaccaaatatgTGTTTTCAGGCTAATCCCAGGTCCCAGCAAGGTTTTCGATCTAGTTCCTTGCAGAGACAAGACATGATGAAGATGATACAGGAGAGTGTAGAAAAGATTTGCTTGGATTGTTCTGAGAAAAGCAA gaAACAATATTGTCAGAATAAGAAAAACAGTGGGGAGGATCCTAGACAAAAACGTCGTCATAGACATCATCATGGTTGTAGAAATCACATGCTTGAATGTTGTGATCGATGTAATCATTATTTGGACTTAGCTGCCATTGGGAAACTACGAAATGACAATTGCTATCCATTTTCACACAGACTTTATGACAAAAATCTTGGCCCAAGAACACAAACTAATCAGGAGGTTACAGAAAATCACTGCAATAAAAAGTTTAACCACTGTAGTCATCAGAGGTCAAAGTCTCATGATGCCAACACTGCAACTCGACTATTTCACAGCCATGTGTTTTCTGATCATAAAGACAATCTCATGAACTTAAATTTTGACCTTTGTGACTTGCTTCCTGAAGAAAAATTTGACTGGGAACGAAAGCTTCATCACAGACGATCTAAATCATTTGATGTATATGATCATTTACACTCAAACATTTTGTACTCTCCCAAAATCAAACTACGGGCAAAAGGTGGATTAACCACTGCAGAAACATCTCCAAACCATCATCACAGGCACAGGCACCGGGAACGAGAAAGACTTCGAATTATGCAACAAATGAATAACTGTTCAGAAAAAACAAACCTTGGAGTATCTAAGgaaaatacaaacagtaattctCACTCCCCAAAAGTGGTAATTCAAAGGCATGAACACCACCACATTCATGAACATGTTCACCATCATTATCATCATTACTTACCTTCTTAG